The following coding sequences lie in one Armatimonadota bacterium genomic window:
- a CDS encoding prepilin-type N-terminal cleavage/methylation domain-containing protein, translating to MRRAFTLIELLVAIAIIAILAAILFPVFAQAKRAAKKTASLSNVKQIGTAAQLYMGDYDDMTPPVFWYDPNAADFPSSYGFHYYPLLMLPYTKSERLFLCPADTASDPTMADSKGRGRFDPENDLYDYFLGANPSYGYNYRYLNTYLGTATIQGMPTRMFSGVSATSIGDTAQTVMFAEATMKNLRGVTAPVGYALIEPPFAIAQVGYPGWTGSFPDARSQGQLWGRFDKNAVLVAWLDGHAKNTRIATLKAPGDNEESVNKFWNGKAGG from the coding sequence ATGCGGCGCGCATTCACCCTGATCGAACTCCTTGTTGCCATCGCGATCATTGCGATCCTGGCGGCCATCCTCTTCCCGGTCTTCGCCCAGGCCAAACGTGCCGCGAAGAAGACGGCGAGTCTGAGCAACGTCAAACAAATCGGAACGGCGGCTCAGCTTTACATGGGTGACTACGACGATATGACCCCGCCCGTCTTTTGGTACGATCCGAACGCTGCAGATTTTCCCAGCAGCTACGGGTTCCACTATTATCCGCTTTTGATGCTTCCCTACACCAAGAGCGAAAGACTCTTCCTTTGCCCGGCCGACACCGCGTCCGATCCGACGATGGCGGACTCCAAAGGCCGGGGGAGATTTGACCCCGAAAACGACCTCTACGACTATTTCTTGGGGGCCAACCCCAGCTATGGCTACAACTACCGGTATTTGAACACCTACCTGGGTACTGCCACGATTCAAGGAATGCCGACCCGCATGTTCAGCGGAGTGTCTGCCACATCCATTGGCGACACCGCCCAAACCGTGATGTTTGCCGAAGCGACTATGAAAAACCTGCGGGGCGTGACGGCCCCGGTCGGCTATGCCCTCATCGAACCGCCTTTTGCGATCGCCCAGGTCGGATATCCGGGCTGGACGGGCAGTTTCCCCGACGCCCGATCACAGGGCCAGCTCTGGGGGAGGTTCGACAAAAACGCGGTGCTCGTCGCTTGGTTGGACGGCCACGCCAAAAACACCCGGATCGCCACCCTGAAAGCGCCCGGAGACAACGAGGAATCCGTCAACAAGTTCTGGAACGGCAAAGCAGGCGGATAG
- a CDS encoding NAD+ synthase, producing the protein MPLPVVRGEGISPARALLDVNPALLAEFLTGFLREELVCQRKAHKAVVGLSGGVDSAVTTFLAVRALGAENVHVVRMPYKISSQSSLDDAQAVIDQLGVPAQTIGITAMVDGYALADGVEMTPHRLGNVCARARMTILYDQGARLGAIPLGTGNKTERMFGYFTWHGDDAPPINPLGDLYKSQVFELARYLGVPAAICEKAPTADLIAGQTDEGDFGITYALADEILVLLMRRVPADRLERMGYSRRDIELVSAKVAGTHWKRKLSTVAMVSTTSINEYYLRPVDYRGGV; encoded by the coding sequence ATGCCTTTGCCGGTTGTGCGCGGGGAGGGGATCAGTCCGGCCCGTGCCCTTTTGGATGTTAATCCGGCCCTGTTGGCCGAGTTCCTCACCGGTTTCCTCCGGGAGGAGTTGGTTTGCCAGCGCAAGGCGCACAAAGCGGTGGTCGGCCTGAGCGGCGGCGTGGATTCTGCAGTGACCACGTTCCTTGCCGTCCGGGCGTTGGGGGCGGAAAACGTGCATGTGGTGCGCATGCCTTACAAGATCAGTTCCCAATCCTCCTTGGACGACGCCCAAGCGGTGATCGATCAATTGGGGGTTCCCGCCCAAACAATCGGGATCACGGCGATGGTCGATGGGTACGCATTGGCCGATGGAGTGGAAATGACCCCTCACCGGTTGGGGAATGTCTGCGCCCGCGCCCGAATGACGATCCTTTATGACCAAGGGGCGAGGCTGGGCGCGATCCCGCTCGGAACCGGCAACAAAACCGAACGCATGTTCGGCTATTTCACGTGGCATGGTGACGATGCGCCCCCCATCAACCCCTTGGGCGACCTTTACAAGTCGCAAGTGTTCGAACTGGCGAGGTATTTGGGCGTGCCCGCGGCCATTTGCGAAAAGGCCCCAACGGCCGATTTGATTGCGGGGCAGACCGACGAAGGCGATTTTGGGATCACTTATGCCCTTGCGGACGAGATATTGGTGCTTTTGATGCGCCGCGTTCCGGCCGACCGGCTGGAACGCATGGGCTATTCTCGGCGGGACATCGAACTGGTCTCTGCCAAAGTGGCCGGCACCCACTGGAAGCGCAAACTCTCAACCGTTGCCATGGTAAGCACAACTTCGATCAACGAGTACTACCTGCGCCCTGTCGATTACCGGGGCGGGGTTTGA
- a CDS encoding M20/M25/M40 family metallo-hydrolase produces the protein MIGGHIDSLNLQIKPGEGPAPGANDDASGVAVAAELARVFANSTYLNTLCFIAFSGEEQGLLGSADMAARAKKDGWKIDAVLNNDTVGSSSNLSGQKDEGRVRIFSEEADTHNSRELARFAELVIRETQKDFRAKLVFRRDRFGRGGDHTPFASNGFSAVRFIEVHEEFTRQHTPDDRVEFMDFEYLARVASANLAVMASLANANDPPAEPMVKRDQTHDTTITWKASPGVKYVVYHRETTSPVWEGVIPVGEADSHTVKLVNKDDHIFAVGAEYGIPIEAK, from the coding sequence TTGATCGGAGGGCATATCGATAGCCTTAACCTGCAAATCAAGCCGGGCGAAGGGCCGGCACCGGGGGCCAACGACGACGCCAGTGGGGTGGCCGTCGCCGCCGAACTGGCAAGAGTTTTCGCCAACTCAACTTATCTGAACACGCTCTGCTTCATTGCCTTTTCCGGCGAAGAGCAAGGCCTACTGGGATCGGCGGACATGGCCGCCCGGGCCAAGAAGGACGGTTGGAAAATCGATGCCGTCCTCAACAACGACACCGTGGGATCCTCGTCCAACCTCAGCGGTCAAAAGGATGAGGGACGGGTACGCATCTTTAGCGAAGAAGCCGACACCCACAATTCGCGTGAGCTTGCCCGGTTTGCCGAACTCGTTATCCGGGAAACCCAAAAGGATTTCCGCGCCAAACTCGTCTTCCGGCGCGACCGGTTTGGCCGCGGGGGCGACCACACACCATTCGCCTCTAATGGGTTCAGCGCCGTCCGATTCATCGAAGTCCACGAAGAATTCACACGTCAACACACGCCCGATGACCGGGTCGAATTCATGGACTTTGAATATCTGGCACGAGTTGCGTCCGCCAATCTCGCCGTCATGGCTTCGCTGGCCAATGCCAATGACCCCCCCGCCGAACCCATGGTCAAGCGAGATCAAACCCACGACACGACCATCACGTGGAAAGCATCTCCCGGGGTGAAGTACGTCGTTTACCACCGCGAAACTACTTCCCCGGTGTGGGAGGGCGTGATCCCGGTGGGTGAAGCCGATTCCCATACCGTCAAGCTCGTCAACAAGGACGACCACATTTTTGCCGTCGGAGCTGAGTACGGCATCCCGATTGAAGCCAAGTGA
- a CDS encoding phytanoyl-CoA dioxygenase family protein, protein MPSDQDPVFSPTGQGGENLGARHVFWHAPPFGERVFPKLDIQAFVGLQFVGKGLTGWPEPIGYRITGGERGQHLHRGTQVLGVGLVQIPHDVKKVHGANLAQSEYDGCVAAADFYSENGYWVAPGLFGGDEVALLGNHFMEMNAQQSGYREADGHNDDPLQRFPRQMMPHRWDERSLGWLLDPRLDRVFRDILGASPIAVQTMFYYKPPGARGQALHQDNFYLLAQPGSCCAAWMAVDPCDEANGCLQVVPGSHVLPNLCTVEADQGESFTDVTVPIPPGMEAVPVVMSPGDVLFFHGQLIHGSLPNRTHDRFRRCLIGHYVTAEATEVSRFYHPCLRMDGTVAELEEAVGGGECGRFEGEELHLECLQSPSPAHE, encoded by the coding sequence ATGCCCTCCGATCAAGATCCGGTTTTCTCGCCGACCGGTCAGGGTGGCGAGAACTTGGGTGCCAGGCATGTCTTCTGGCACGCGCCGCCCTTTGGGGAGCGTGTATTCCCAAAGTTGGACATCCAGGCTTTTGTAGGGCTCCAGTTTGTTGGCAAGGGCCTCACAGGCTGGCCGGAGCCCATCGGATACCGAATTACGGGTGGGGAACGCGGCCAGCATCTCCACCGTGGCACGCAAGTGCTTGGGGTCGGGTTGGTCCAAATCCCGCACGATGTCAAAAAAGTCCATGGAGCTAATTTGGCACAGTCCGAGTACGATGGATGCGTGGCGGCGGCAGATTTTTATTCCGAGAACGGGTACTGGGTGGCCCCGGGATTGTTCGGCGGGGACGAGGTGGCTTTGCTGGGCAACCATTTTATGGAAATGAATGCCCAGCAATCGGGTTACCGGGAGGCTGACGGCCACAACGACGACCCATTGCAAAGGTTCCCGCGGCAGATGATGCCGCACCGGTGGGATGAGCGGAGTTTGGGTTGGCTTTTGGATCCCCGGTTAGACCGGGTTTTCCGGGACATCCTCGGGGCATCGCCGATTGCTGTCCAGACCATGTTCTATTACAAGCCGCCGGGGGCGCGGGGCCAGGCCTTGCACCAAGATAACTTCTACCTCCTTGCGCAGCCGGGCAGCTGTTGCGCCGCCTGGATGGCGGTGGATCCTTGCGACGAGGCAAACGGGTGTTTGCAGGTGGTTCCCGGAAGCCATGTGCTGCCCAACCTTTGCACGGTTGAAGCGGATCAAGGGGAAAGCTTCACGGATGTCACGGTGCCAATCCCTCCCGGGATGGAGGCCGTGCCGGTGGTGATGTCGCCGGGCGATGTGCTGTTTTTTCACGGCCAATTGATCCATGGGAGCCTTCCGAACCGCACGCACGACCGGTTCCGGAGGTGCTTGATTGGGCACTATGTGACAGCGGAGGCAACCGAAGTCAGCCGCTTTTACCACCCCTGTTTGCGCATGGATGGCACTGTCGCCGAACTCGAGGAAGCCGTCGGCGGGGGCGAATGTGGACGGTTTGAGGGCGAAGAACTCCACTTGGAATGCCTGCAAAGCCCCTCGCCAGCGCATGAATGA
- the nhaA gene encoding Na+/H+ antiporter NhaA: MVKRLMQAAEYVRVEAGSGVFLMAAAFLAMVAANSPLVGWYKGLTHAHVGPIDLHLLVNDGLMAIFFLVVGLEIKREIFEGELSSMKRALLPGLAAVGGMLVPALIYVAFNLGEGGYIRGWAVPTATDIAFSLGILSLFGNKVPISLKIFLTALAIIDDLLAVLAIAAFYTSQISWIHLGLAFLILGVLAFLAYRGVKSLWVFLLPGLPLLYLVYQSGVHATIAGVLLAMVIPLRSRNDDEDSPLVQLEHALHTPVAYGVLPIFAFFNSGVPVTGLRPADFQEPVTLGVLLGLFVGKQVGVFALCWALIKAKVAELPQHVSWGQFYGISALTGVGFTMSLFIGGLAYSDEHTKELAKVGVIGGSLLSALLAATLFYVFRDSEPD; this comes from the coding sequence ATGGTCAAGCGGCTGATGCAAGCCGCCGAGTACGTCCGGGTCGAAGCAGGCTCGGGCGTCTTTTTGATGGCCGCGGCTTTTTTGGCGATGGTCGCGGCCAATTCGCCACTTGTCGGTTGGTATAAGGGGCTCACACATGCCCATGTGGGCCCCATCGACCTCCATCTGCTGGTCAACGATGGGCTGATGGCCATTTTCTTCCTGGTCGTTGGCTTAGAGATCAAGCGTGAAATTTTCGAGGGGGAGCTCTCCAGTATGAAAAGGGCCCTCCTGCCGGGTTTGGCGGCCGTCGGGGGGATGCTTGTCCCCGCATTGATCTATGTTGCTTTCAACCTTGGTGAAGGCGGCTACATCAGGGGATGGGCGGTTCCGACGGCAACCGACATCGCGTTCAGCCTGGGGATCCTTTCGTTGTTTGGCAACAAGGTGCCGATTTCCTTGAAGATCTTCTTGACGGCGTTGGCCATCATCGATGACCTTTTGGCGGTCTTGGCGATTGCCGCGTTCTACACATCCCAGATTTCATGGATTCATTTGGGGCTCGCGTTCTTGATTTTGGGCGTACTGGCGTTTTTGGCTTACCGGGGAGTGAAAAGCTTGTGGGTGTTCCTGCTACCCGGATTGCCATTGCTGTATCTGGTTTACCAATCGGGGGTCCATGCCACGATTGCCGGCGTACTGCTGGCCATGGTCATTCCGCTCCGAAGCCGGAATGACGATGAAGATTCGCCTCTGGTCCAGTTGGAACATGCGCTCCACACTCCCGTGGCCTATGGGGTTTTGCCGATTTTCGCGTTTTTCAATTCTGGGGTGCCGGTGACCGGGCTGCGTCCGGCGGACTTTCAGGAGCCGGTCACCCTGGGGGTTTTGTTGGGGCTGTTCGTTGGCAAGCAGGTGGGCGTGTTTGCCCTGTGTTGGGCTCTGATTAAAGCCAAAGTTGCGGAGTTGCCCCAACATGTGAGTTGGGGGCAATTTTATGGGATTAGTGCGCTGACGGGGGTCGGGTTCACGATGAGCCTCTTCATCGGCGGGTTGGCCTATTCGGATGAGCACACGAAGGAACTGGCCAAAGTCGGGGTGATAGGTGGGAGCCTGCTTTCGGCGTTGTTGGCGGCGACTCTCTTTTATGTTTTCCGGGACAGCGAGCCGGACTAG
- a CDS encoding penicillin acylase family protein, which produces MLALGIAAFAFQSATVIRDGFGVPMIHAGSTVDAFRLMGRAVAEDRLWQLEMSRRTSLGQMAEVLGPAYEASDRATLAKQYTADEYDVMVGSVPQPIQEAWRAYVAGINDTIDKRTAEGTLPEGYQANGFQPRPWTMTDTAAIMVNLSRQFGQGGAGELRNYAMVQYLRTRPAIKDRVLDALDDLAWANNPDSPTTVAKRDDLVAFPPKIFDFSREESEAHLKALPPTNLLELAGAIRLASMEDQKIVAEANSVPFKSGSYAVVVSPRRSLTGQAMIMSAPQMGHATPSIVHEVAIDTPDLKVAGMDVPGIPGVIIGYSPNAAWGFTSGVADLEDIFVSPLANADTYTHNGQETPFEKVSFTLKVKGQPDKEVTQLRTVFGPVLLKSTGSKAVYSLNSAFWKREIQATSAVFDLYTAKEPADFTAFAATVPVSFNLFFATAKGDIGYRYCGRVPIRAKGVDPRLPTIDTPANQWQGFVEPYQMPRCDNPESGLITNWNNKPVAWWPNGDTPVWGKYFRVTNIRQNLGQEKLSAQDVANIVKSNATQDEMTADAFAERFKSVITGPDMNDAPGLRQLAGYKGKNLEGEIPPTVFYAAVDQLRRELFLDIFGNFTSDALFNQILQPDVMVAALDGKTKIDYLAGRQKSAVIFTALGKALDSLNESRGKDLSAWAYRAPVLRYGGSETVPYSNRGTYIQLTEFGRLWPSARSVAAPGVAESGPNAFNQVPLARGFTFKPMWGWK; this is translated from the coding sequence ATGCTTGCGCTGGGAATCGCCGCATTCGCCTTCCAATCCGCAACGGTCATCCGGGACGGTTTCGGCGTCCCCATGATCCATGCGGGATCGACGGTGGACGCTTTTCGATTGATGGGGAGGGCAGTTGCCGAAGACCGCCTATGGCAGCTGGAAATGTCCCGCCGAACCAGCCTCGGCCAAATGGCGGAGGTGCTCGGACCCGCCTATGAAGCCAGTGACCGGGCCACGCTGGCCAAACAGTACACCGCCGATGAATACGATGTGATGGTCGGTTCCGTCCCGCAGCCCATCCAGGAAGCTTGGCGGGCCTATGTTGCCGGTATCAACGACACGATCGACAAGCGGACAGCCGAAGGCACCCTCCCAGAGGGTTACCAAGCGAACGGGTTCCAACCCAGGCCATGGACCATGACCGACACCGCCGCGATCATGGTCAACCTAAGCCGCCAGTTTGGCCAGGGTGGTGCGGGTGAACTGCGCAACTACGCCATGGTCCAATATCTAAGAACCCGTCCTGCCATCAAAGACCGCGTTTTGGATGCCCTGGACGACCTAGCTTGGGCCAACAACCCCGACTCCCCTACCACGGTTGCCAAGCGGGACGACCTTGTCGCCTTCCCGCCAAAGATTTTCGATTTCTCACGAGAGGAGAGCGAAGCGCACCTGAAGGCACTGCCCCCCACCAACCTCCTCGAATTGGCCGGGGCTATCCGCCTTGCCAGCATGGAAGACCAAAAAATTGTCGCCGAAGCGAACTCTGTCCCGTTCAAATCCGGAAGCTACGCTGTCGTTGTCAGCCCCCGTCGGTCGTTGACGGGACAAGCGATGATCATGTCGGCACCCCAAATGGGCCACGCCACCCCGAGCATCGTCCACGAAGTCGCCATCGACACCCCCGACCTCAAAGTTGCCGGGATGGACGTGCCCGGAATTCCCGGGGTCATCATCGGATACTCGCCCAACGCCGCATGGGGCTTCACTTCTGGGGTCGCCGATTTGGAAGACATCTTTGTCTCCCCCCTGGCAAATGCCGACACCTACACCCACAACGGGCAAGAAACCCCATTCGAAAAAGTCAGTTTCACGCTCAAGGTCAAGGGCCAACCCGACAAAGAAGTCACCCAACTGCGGACAGTTTTTGGGCCCGTCCTCCTTAAATCCACGGGAAGCAAAGCGGTCTATTCGCTCAACTCGGCGTTTTGGAAGCGCGAAATCCAGGCGACGTCGGCCGTGTTCGACCTTTACACCGCCAAGGAACCGGCCGATTTCACCGCCTTCGCTGCCACGGTCCCCGTGAGTTTCAACCTGTTCTTCGCCACCGCCAAAGGGGATATCGGTTACCGATATTGCGGCCGGGTGCCGATCCGGGCCAAGGGGGTTGACCCCCGGCTGCCGACCATCGACACGCCGGCAAACCAGTGGCAAGGGTTTGTTGAGCCTTACCAAATGCCCAGGTGCGACAATCCCGAATCTGGGCTAATAACCAATTGGAACAACAAACCGGTAGCCTGGTGGCCCAACGGCGACACTCCCGTTTGGGGCAAATACTTCCGGGTCACCAACATCCGTCAAAACCTCGGTCAGGAGAAACTATCGGCCCAAGATGTGGCGAACATCGTCAAATCCAACGCCACGCAAGACGAGATGACCGCCGACGCCTTTGCCGAGCGGTTCAAGTCTGTGATCACCGGCCCCGACATGAACGATGCCCCCGGATTGCGGCAGTTGGCCGGATACAAAGGCAAAAACCTTGAGGGGGAAATCCCGCCGACGGTGTTTTACGCAGCGGTGGACCAACTCCGGCGTGAGCTCTTCCTCGACATATTCGGGAACTTCACATCGGACGCCCTGTTCAACCAAATCCTCCAGCCGGATGTGATGGTCGCGGCTTTGGACGGCAAAACCAAGATCGACTATCTAGCTGGTCGCCAAAAATCGGCCGTAATCTTCACCGCCCTTGGCAAAGCTCTGGATTCCCTCAACGAATCCCGGGGCAAAGACCTTTCGGCATGGGCTTACCGGGCACCGGTGTTGCGGTACGGAGGTTCTGAAACGGTGCCCTATAGCAACCGTGGAACATATATCCAGCTCACAGAATTCGGTCGCCTGTGGCCGTCGGCACGCTCAGTCGCGGCGCCCGGGGTCGCGGAATCGGGACCCAATGCCTTCAACCAAGTTCCTCTTGCACGCGGATTCACGTTCAAGCCGATGTGGGGATGGAAATGA
- the trmFO gene encoding methylenetetrahydrofolate--tRNA-(uracil(54)-C(5))-methyltransferase (FADH(2)-oxidizing) TrmFO has translation MVHIVGAGMAGSECAFVCAQAGLDVTLYEMRGVQSTPAHKSDQFAELVCSNSFKSQDPSTPAGQLKAEMRALGSLLIPLAEEHSVPGGSALCVDREKFAQAVTQTIERHPKITVKREVFLPEMAESTLAKGEPLVIATGPLTSEGLGRWIADLTGREHLYFYDAVAPTVDASTLDRDIVFAQSRYDKGGGDDYLNCPFNKEEYDAFVTALVAAERVPLKDFEDPKYFEGCKPIEEIASKGHDSLRFGNFKPVGLRDPRTGRRPWAALQLRPENREKTLYSLVACQTRMKWGPQLEVLRMVPGLQNAEFVRMGVIHRNTYVDSPQTLTPWLEFKDRPGLFLAGQITGVEGYVESAAMGIFVAHTLIRRAHGLEPLLPPRACAYGSLIDHLSDADTEREFAPMNINWGLFPDPVPAIKNKGDRKLAKIAAAQAGSSVWMADLGL, from the coding sequence ATGGTTCACATCGTCGGCGCCGGAATGGCCGGTTCGGAATGCGCGTTTGTTTGCGCCCAGGCCGGGCTTGATGTGACTCTCTACGAAATGCGCGGCGTGCAAAGCACGCCGGCCCACAAGTCGGATCAGTTTGCCGAGTTGGTTTGCAGCAACAGCTTCAAATCCCAAGACCCTTCCACTCCCGCCGGCCAACTCAAAGCGGAGATGCGCGCCCTCGGGTCGCTGCTGATCCCCTTGGCCGAAGAACATTCGGTGCCCGGAGGGTCGGCCCTTTGCGTGGATCGAGAAAAATTTGCCCAAGCGGTCACCCAAACAATTGAGCGCCATCCCAAGATCACGGTCAAACGCGAGGTTTTTTTGCCGGAGATGGCAGAAAGCACCTTGGCTAAAGGAGAACCTTTGGTGATCGCCACCGGACCCCTCACCAGTGAGGGGTTGGGCCGGTGGATCGCCGACTTGACGGGCCGCGAACACCTGTACTTTTACGATGCCGTCGCCCCCACGGTCGATGCCTCCACCCTCGACCGCGACATCGTCTTTGCCCAGAGCCGGTATGACAAAGGCGGCGGCGACGACTACCTCAACTGCCCTTTCAACAAAGAAGAATACGACGCCTTTGTCACCGCCCTCGTTGCGGCCGAACGGGTTCCCCTCAAGGATTTCGAAGACCCGAAATACTTTGAGGGGTGCAAGCCCATCGAGGAGATCGCCAGCAAGGGCCATGATTCCCTGCGATTCGGCAACTTCAAACCAGTAGGACTCCGCGATCCCCGAACCGGGCGGCGCCCGTGGGCTGCCCTGCAATTACGGCCAGAAAATCGTGAAAAGACACTTTATTCGCTGGTGGCTTGCCAAACCCGGATGAAGTGGGGGCCCCAGCTCGAAGTCCTGCGCATGGTGCCTGGGCTTCAAAACGCCGAGTTCGTCCGCATGGGCGTGATCCATCGCAACACCTACGTCGATTCGCCGCAGACCCTGACCCCCTGGCTCGAGTTCAAGGATCGCCCAGGGCTATTCTTGGCCGGGCAGATCACAGGCGTTGAAGGATACGTCGAATCGGCGGCAATGGGGATCTTTGTCGCCCACACGTTGATCCGCCGCGCCCATGGCTTGGAACCATTGCTCCCACCCCGTGCCTGTGCCTACGGATCACTGATCGATCATCTCAGCGATGCCGATACCGAACGGGAGTTCGCCCCAATGAACATCAACTGGGGACTCTTCCCTGACCCCGTCCCGGCAATCAAGAACAAAGGGGATCGGAAACTCGCAAAAATTGCCGCGGCCCAAGCAGGATCCTCTGTATGGATGGCCGATTTGGGGCTCTAG